From Quercus lobata isolate SW786 chromosome 11, ValleyOak3.0 Primary Assembly, whole genome shotgun sequence:
attttgttaaaaatataaaataattaaatcataacaattttaagtcatctatatatatatatatatatatatatatataaaaccgaaacttttgaaactcccacaattttctacatcagcacaatatttaaatttaaattaaattaaattttccactTTATCACTGTTTTCTTTATCcaatgcaaattagacttctagccaaataaggacactcttccaccgcctctactctcttctatttaagaattgcttgcgtagaaaacctaagccccaaaaacttatttttgccgcaacacaattttctccttaaaacttatttttcttcaagattttttttgagggcggctcatgcttcacaatttacatattccacttatgtattggactcctctcctttttcggtcaatgcatcaaggttaggattatttgatttgttcaataaaaattatagatttgttgctttttcttataagtttgtcaattgttgttttgtttatttaattgctgggcctgaatcttttaattaaatcttcaaatttttttaaccttttaaaagttttaatattttgaattttaacatttaaaaggtaactcatatttctctaatatttctatgttgtgtagacatattttttttgtttattatatttctccattgtgtagtcacataatttttgttttgttttaataaattcttggctcaaaatcttctaattgtttggtttacatatgaatttttaagttcattttttgcaataaatttaattgtctggccaatttcaatagtagaaaagctataatcatggattcccttctttctattgtatttctctattgcataattatatatatatatatatatatagttttatttcaatacttttgaagctttgaatcttctttttttttaaaaaaaattttttttttttggccttttggaagttttaatatcataactttggggttttattttttctattatcagaaattatctagaagatttcaatgaatatccatgtattattctttttgagggtaacccatctttatcttatatttctattcctaactctttttttcctatattttttctttaattgtccgtgtttatgtctcttttgtttttcttatttttactttcatagcGTATGTACATGTTGTGtatgttctttgattctttctttaatgatttttgtgtgagtatgtgtcatcgtatctgggtacttaggcaaaatctataaaaactaaagatgtttttttttttttttttttttttggtaatgaatcctgtgtttttcatgactttagtgagtcatattcttaatgatcgaattggttttgtttgacgtggattttgttcatattggtttcaaagtttatttcttggcttatttaatagattgtaatatatttattcatcaaactgtttagttgagtttgttttcgaaattgttttcaatgttggacattttcttgaagcatgttgatatcatatattaaaatattgttaagttgataataataataataataataataataataataataataataataataataataataataatatagtttaataaatgtctgaaacgtatagctgttaacaaatgttttagctatatgattttattttacaaattcaattttggtgttgtagtaaaataaacaaagattaaattatattatactcaatacatttcccgtgcatcgcacgggttagcgactaataTTGTAACTATTTGGGAATCTAGAACATTAGAGTTCAACTTCAAATAATATCATATTATggaatttattatataataaattttaaattttattacttatacattgatttttgtgaaaaataataaattataatataaagaatTTGAGCTATTGATCCTTTAAAAGGTaacatctttttttaaaaaaaaaaaaaaaaaaggttttcctactattataaaactttttcttctttaattttatttttaatcttatttttcttttctatctttttaactttaaaaggcactaataaaatagaaaacatttttttttctatactatTGAATTAAGTTTGACTTGTACAAAATATTTaagggaaatataaaaaataaaaaatgaaattcaaaaccaaaaaatatttaatagaaGAGGATGAATGGAGATTTTTTTTAGATGGACCAGAGGGGCAAttgcccctctctctctctctctgcacaCCTTATAAGTTGGggtaaattttcattttagtctaCTAAGTTTAAAAATTGTCAttttagagaataaataaaaatttatacaaaatccAACATAGAAAATTAAACTCACAATCAAGAATATACGGAGAATAATAATGTTCTTATGTTAGAAAGTTAATTAATATAtgccaaattaaaatatgatataaaagATTGGGaccaaatatttttatataaaacttgTATTCAAAACTTGTATTCGAGTATTACAAAGATTTTATGTGGTTATAAAATCTGTTGGTTATaaacaagagaaaaacacaaaacattTTATGTGGTTCAGTGATAAATCATGCCAAAGGACAATGGGAATAATCaatagaaattaataaaaagtatAGCTAGCACCTCAATTAATAAGATCTTCTATATAATCAAAAGTATAGCTAGCACCTTAATATATCAAATAGAAATTACGAAGTATCTATATAATCAATAAAAACCCTCAATTATAAGATCTTTTAAGCCTATCAAACTATTTAACTTTAAGCCCTCAAACTGAAACAATAGCTAGCACCTCTCTTTGTgtttatataaaactttttaactGTTCACACGGATGATATATTTATAATCAAATAGGATAAGATAAAAAGACCTTATTGTTCACACAAATTCCTactaagtaaaagaaaaaaaaaattgttcacacAAATTCCTAAACAGAAATCATTttgtatcacttttttttttccacaattcACTGATAAATCAGgattatgataaaaattgtgttcatagattttttttagattttcttagCATACGTTGTGCAAATCACACTCAAAGTGGGCTTTGTCCACTCGTGGGCTAGACCCACATGGTGAAACTGAGAAGAATAATGCTATAAGcaaaaacatttttacaaacaatGTGGTTTTAGTATTcttcaaataattattggtaagaaaaaatatgatGTTAATAGTAGGTACATATTAGAATTAGTATGAATTTACtatatcaatagtttgtaaaaatatttgttgctgTGGCATTACTCAAATAAAAATGGAGCCACCTTTCAAAATACAATATTGGTGATCACGTTTCACAAATATCCACACATTGCAGGGATTGATGCTCTTATGGCTCTCAGCTAAGAACCATGGTCCAATTGGAGAGATTGACGTGTTATATGCTGCAGCGATGATTCTAGTAGTGGGCATGGCTGGTCAAGAACCAACTCTAAGAGCCTTTCTTACTGATCAGTTGAGTGATGAGATAGAAAATCCAACCGAAGATCTTCTAAAAAAgcagaaagaaaaagatgatcGTACAGATATTTTGTGGCGGATTGCCAGGTTTTCTGGAGCCACTATTGTTCTCGTTTCCCTTCCAAATGCTACATGGGAAATGGCCTTCGGAGTTTCTGCCTTGGTGATGGGAGCAACTCTTTTGCTATTCTTGTTTGGCAAAGGTCTCTCCTGTTACAAACCCCACAAACCAGACGGGAGCTCCTCTGGAATTATTCTTCGAGTTTTAAAGGCAGCTAGACACAATCGGAATCGCAACTACCCTCAGACAGAAAAAGGGTTTTATTGGAAAACCCTTCCACAACCAGGACTGATCGATAAGAGCAACAATGGTCAAACATATTTGAAGCCTAAAGTTCTATTAAGGTAAAGTATCTCTCACACACACTTTATCTTTTGGAAGAATTATACCCTGTTTCAGGTGTATTTTTCCCTATCTTTCATaaaaaagatttatatatatgttgcaTATACGTGCAATGACATCAACCATATTTGTTCACGTAGTTGTAGTAATGAGCATGATTGGTGCACTTAAACAACCTAAtaatgaatattaaaaaaaagaatatatatattattattttattttattattggtgATACTTCAATTATAAACatgatgtaataaaatttgtgacaTTTATAACGTCACTCTATTCTATATTGAATACAGAAGGTTAGACAAAGCTGCAGTAATTGATGAACGAACGCCCCCAGTCAGTCCAgaagaacaaaaagaacaagaacttCGTGGGCATCTTTGCACAGCTGAACAAGTGAGGGAAGTAAAGCGCCTTTTTACTTTGATACCTATTTGGACAAGCTTTCTCGGCTGTAGTTTGGTTGCAGCTACCGGAGACACTTTCTTTTATGAACAAGCAAGCAACATGGATGTTCACAAGGTTCCTTTAAAAGTTTATTTGCCCTTAGGTCCATTATATGCTACACAATATCATTCATGTTTTCGTCC
This genomic window contains:
- the LOC115968012 gene encoding protein NRT1/ PTR FAMILY 2.13-like isoform X1, with amino-acid sequence MILVVGMAGQEPTLRAFLTDQLSDEIENPTEDLLKKQKEKDDRTDILWRIARFSGATIVLVSLPNATWEMAFGVSALVMGATLLLFLFGKGLSCYKPHKPDGSSSGIILRVLKAARHNRNRNYPQTEKGFYWKTLPQPGLIDKSNNGQTYLKPKVLLRRLDKAAVIDERTPPVSPEEQKEQELRGHLCTAEQVREVKRLFTLIPIWTSFLGCSLVAATGDTFFYEQASNMDVHKVPLKVYLPLGPLYATQYHSCFRPR
- the LOC115968012 gene encoding protein NRT1/ PTR FAMILY 2.13-like isoform X2, which translates into the protein MILVVGMAGQEPTLRAFLTDQLSDEIENPTEDLLKKQKEKDDRTDILWRIARFSGATIVLVSLPNATWEMAFGVSALVMGATLLLFLFGKGLSCYKPHKPDGSSSGIILRVLKAARHNRNRNYPQTEKGFYWKTLPQPGLIDKSNNGQTYLKPKVLLRLDKAAVIDERTPPVSPEEQKEQELRGHLCTAEQVREVKRLFTLIPIWTSFLGCSLVAATGDTFFYEQASNMDVHKVPLKVYLPLGPLYATQYHSCFRPR